The window CTTCTCTGATTGGTAAACCAAGGAATCCGCATTATTTCTAACGTCGATTTCTTCTTTACGCTGTTTGTCTTCCGCAGCAAATTTCTCTGCTTCTTTTACAGCCTTGTCTATATCAGAATCAGATAGATTAGTTGAAGCAGTTATTGTTATCTTCTGCTCGTTACCTGTTCCAAGGTCTTTTGCGGATACATGAACTATACCGTTTGCATCTATATCGAAAGTAACTTCGATTTGCGGTACACCTCTTGGTGCTGATGGAATACCTGTAAGCTGGAATCTTCCAAGAGACTTGTTGTATTGAGCCATTTCTCTTTCGCCCTGTAATACATGAATCTCAACACTTGTCTGTCCGTCTGCAGCTGTAGAAAATACCTGACTCTTCTTTGTAGGAATTGTTGTATTTCTTTCAATAAGTTTTGTGAATACTCCGCCAAGTGTTTCAAGTCCCAGTGATAATGGTGTAACATCCAGAAGGAGAAGTCCGGTTACATCACCTGTTAATACACCTGCCTGAATTGCAGCTCCAACAGCAACACATTCATCAGGGTTAATTCCCTTGAAAGGATCTTTTCCTAAGTACTTCTTTACTGCTTCCTGAACTGCAGGAATTCTTGTAGAACCACCAACTAAGAGAATTTTGTCTATCTTGTCAGGTGTAAGCCCTGCATCCTGCATAGCCTGTCTTGTAGGTCCCATAGTATTTTCAACTAAATCAGCTGTAATTTCATCAAATTTAGCTCTTGTAAGTGTTACATCAAGATGCTTTGGTCCTGTTGCATCAGCAGTTATAAACGGTAGGTTTATATTAGATGAAGTCACACCGGAAAGTTCAATTTTTGCCTTTTCTGCTGCTTCCTTCAATCTCTGCATTGCCATTTTGTCGTTTTTAAGGTCTATTCCATTTTCCTTTTTGAAGGTATCAACAAGGAAATCTATTACTCTCTGGTCAAAGTCATCTCCGCCAAGTCTGTTATTACCGTGTGTTGCAAGAACTTCGAATACGCCGTCACCGATTTCAAGTATGGATACGTCGAAGGTTCCTCCACCTAAGTCATAAACCATTATTTTCTGGTCATGCTCTTTGTCAAGACCGTATGCCAAAGCTGCTGCTGTAGGCTCGTTTATAATTCTGAGAACTTCCAATCCGGCAATTTTACCGGCATCCTTTGTTGCTTGTCTTTGAGCATCACTAAAGTAAGCAGGAACAGTAATAACCGCCTGAGTTATTGTCTCCCCAAGATATGCTTCTGCATCGGACTTAAGCTTTTGAAGTACCATTGAAGATATTTCCTGTGGTGAATATTTCTTACCATCTATATCAACCTTATGGTCAGTTCCCATCTCTCTCTTTATTGAAATTATTGTTCTTTCAGGATTTGTGATAGATTGTCTTTTTGCAACTTGCCCTATCATACGTTCACCTGTTTTTGAAAATGCTACAACAGAAGGGGTAGTTCTATTTCCTTCCGGATTTGCAATAACAACAGGCTCGCCGCCTTCCATAACTGCCACACATGAATTTGTGGTACCTAAATCTATACCAATTACTTTTGACATAAATAATACCCTCCTTAATATATTTGTTCATCGTTTTTTTATTTTAAAACTACTGTGTTAGTTTACTACCTTTACCATACTATGTCTGATTACTTTGCCCTTCATTGTATAACCCTTCTGAAATTCCTCAACCACAATATTTTCGCCAATTTCATCATCCGTTACATGCATTACTGCATTGTGGAGTTCAGGGTCAAATGAATTATTAACTGCCTCTATTGCTTCTACTCCCAACTTGTCGAGACAATCCTTCAACTGTCTCATAACCATTTCAACGCCTTCCTTCAGTGGATTGTTTTCCATGTTCTCTGCAGCTTTCAAAGCTCTCTCGAGGTTATCTACTACCGGCAGGAAGGAATCTACTGTGTCTATTGCTATATCAAGGCTAAGAGCTTCCTTTTCCTTGATTGTTCTTTTTTTATAATTGTCAAACTCGGCTGCTGTACGTTGAACCATATTTTTGAATTCTTCACATTGTTTAGACTTTTCTTCCAATTTTGCTTTTAAGTCCTCAATTTCCGTATTTACTGCTTCGTCCTCCTTCACATCAGAAGTCTCTGATATCTCCGGATTTTCTACTCCTTTGTTGATTTCTTCAGAATTCATTTCCTTAGTGTTTTGTTTTTCATCCTTAGGATGTTTTTCTTTTTTCATTGCCTGAATACTACCTCCTTATTTATACTATCCATTATCCAGAAGTTTAAGAATCTCCTGATTGATTTTATTCCTTATATAATTCATAGATGACACAACCTTTGAGTACTCCATTCTGGTTGGCCCGATAATTCCTATTGTTCCTATTACATGATTACCTACAGTATAGGATGCAGTAACCAAACTGCAATCTTTTATGCCTTCTATAGCATTCTCATTTCCTATGTGAATAATTATCTCATTGTTTTTATTCGAATTATTAGTAAGAAGGTCAGATACAAACTTCTTTTCATCCAGTATATTCAAAAACTCCTTTGCCTTATCAACTTCCTTGAACTCCGGAAAATTCAGAATATTTGTTGCCCCATCAAGATATACTTCCGGCTTATCAATTGTCTTAATCAAATCCTCTATCCCGTCTAGGATTGGTTTAATTAATCCATAAGGCAATGAATTCAGTTTTTCAAACTTTTCATTTAATATGTCCGATTTGAGCATTTCCAAAGTAAATCCCTTTAACTGCTCGTTTAGCATATTTGAAATCTGAATTAAGAAATCAGGTGTAACACTCTCAGGAATTCTTATCAGATTATTTCTTACAACGTTAGCATCCGTAACAATAATCACCAATGCTTTCCCAGGCTCTATAGGTACTACCTGAACAGCTTTTAATACACTCTGTTTCATATGAGGTGTTATGGCCATAGATGTATATTTGGTAAATCTTGACATAACCGCGGATGCATTCCTTATGAGCTGACTAAGTTCGTTTATACGAATATTCATATCACTTCGGATTTTCTCTATCTCACTATCAGTTAATTCATTTATCTTCATCAGCTGGTCAACATAAAGCCTGTACCCTTTATCGGAAGGAACTCTGCCTGCCGATGTATATGGCTGTTCCAAAAGACCCATTTCTTCAAGATCAGCCATTTCATTTCTAATTGTAGCCGAACTCAAACCAAGTTCATGCTTCTTGGCAATAGTTCTGGAGCCTACAGGTTCAGCAGAATATATATAATCATCTATAATTGCTTGAAGTATTTTCAATTTTCTATCGTCAAGTAGCATTATAATCACCTCTCTTGTTAGCACTCTTTAATGTTGAGTGCTAATTATATACTAAAAATAACATTAGCATATTTGTTTGTCAAGTATTTTTCTTGTAATATTCGGTATTATTTTAAAATTTAAAAGACCCTGCACAGAATATCTACATTCCGAAACAAGGTCTTTTTAGTAATTGAAACAGCTATTCTTTAAAATCCGCTGTTCATTTGCTTGTAGTATTCTTCACAAGCATATTTCCCTGATTTTTCACGATAAATTTCAAAGAAAAATACAATTGATATAAATTCAGCAAGATATGATACTATGGACGAAACAGCTCCTCCAATAATAGGAATCCATCCAACTACCATTCCTATTATTGTTCCTGCTATTGTTCCCAATAAAGATATAAGGATGCTCATTCCTAATATGGTCCAGAAACTGCCTGCTACATAACGGAATGAATTTTTCAATCCTGTCATTATATCCGTATCTTCTACACAAACTGATGTAAACCACATAGAAGTGTATACCGCAAGTGCTATACAAGCAGCAATAAATGCTAATGTAAACAGCACTATCAATATTGCACCTGCAACACTTGAAACTGCTGTTACTATTACAATTGCAATTGCAATAAGTATAAGATATACTACTACCATTCCTATCCACATAGCAATTTTTAATAAACCGTAAAGTACAAATCTTCCGATATACTTAGTCATGGAATTTGTCATATCACTAAGTGTTGAAATGCCTGTCTCATACTTTTTATTTATCATTCCGTATGTTGCAGGATAAACCAAAATAGATAAAACCAGAGTCAAAAACGTTGAAACTATCATACTTATAATCATTGTTGGCCCATATAAGCTGAGGAACATATGGTATGTTGGCATAAACTGTCCGTTATTGTCCAGCATCTGACTAAATATCTGTTCAAAATTCTTAATATTAAATAGAAATCCTAAGGAACCCACACCCATAACCATACTCGGTATTGCCATAGCTACCAGTAATGGAATGGTAATTATAAAGTTCTTAAACGTAAACTTAAACGCATTTTCAAGGTATCTCATACCCAACCTCCCAAATTAATGTAATCTTCTATTTCTCATTGCAATTGCCTTGAATATATGCCGATATAAGACTGTTATAACCTCCCATGACATTTTTGGTTACAACATTCTCAGACGAATTCAATACACACTCGTCTATTGTTTTTAACGGCATTGCATTAATAGATGTACCGGTTATAAACACAGCATCAAAATTAGTTAACTGGTCAACACCAATCAATGTTTCTATTACTTCATATCCTAGTTTTACACAAACATCAATTATATATTGCCTCGTAATACCTTTCAATATATATTCTTCGGGAGATGTATATATTTTGTCACCTTTTACAAAAAAAACATTGGACTTTCCGCCCTCTGTTATTTTATCGTTGTCATCTACCAAAAGCACTTCAAAAGCATTATTTTCTTCTGAGACCCGCTTAATTTCTGCCTTATATGAAGTATTTATCATTTTGATATTTGGATTGTTTCTCTTGAGCTTGACTGTACAACACTTTACACCTCTAGCATATTCCTCTTGTGAAGGATAATAGAACTTATTTATATGCAGAAGCGTAATCTGCTCTTTTTCATAAAGTAGAACCAGTACTTTTACGTTACAGTTTTCTAAGCCATTCAACTTACATATTTGGGTAATTTGAGCCCTTAAATCCTTTTTTGATATTTCCAAATCATTTTGGGTCTTGTGTACAGAATTTTTTAGACGTGTAAAGTGATCATCAAAAAATAACGGAATCCCTTTTATTATACGAATAACTTCATAGCAAGCCGTATACTTTTCTTCTGAATAATTATTCAGCGCTTCAGCATACAAGGTTTCTCCGTTTATAATACACTTTGTACCTATGTTATCTTCAAATGTCATTTTTTTGCCCCTTTTGATATTGAATTAAGAATGTAATACTATTATATTTTTCCAATACAATCTTAATTATATAACAGTCTCAATAAATTAATCAATCTCATCAAGGGACAAATTAAAGCTTGGTATGAATTTCTCCATGAAATATCCGACCTCAGGCAAATCTATCTCCAATATTGATTGCAGAATGGTTTCCCGAGCCTTTTTGAATTCGTTGTTTCCAACTTTTACTTCTTCAACACATTTTATATATGCAGAAATCCTGTCAGCTGCCTTCACTAGTTTCCAGCATTTCATGTCATCCGGATTTTTAAAGAATAACGAGTAATACTCATCCGCCATTTCTTCGGGCAGCATAGATATGATTTTTTCCTTTGATATGTCTTCTATATCCTTGTAAATTTTACTTATCTGAGGGTTATAATATTTTATGGGCGTAGGCATATCCCCTGTTATTATTTCATTGCAGTCATGGAACATTGCAAGTATTGCTACTCTCTCAGGGTTTACTTCTCCGTTAAAATATGTGTTTTTAATCACTGCCAGCCCATGTGCAATTATAGAAACCTGTAAACTGTGTTCCTGTATATTTTCGGTATACGTGTTGCGCATAAGTCCCCATCGGTTTATATACTTCATCCTTGATAGAAACGCAAAAAAATGAAAGCTTTTATCATCCATATTTCCACCTACATCCAGTATATTTCTTCAAAGCAGCTTTGTGCAAACTGGTCTGTCATGCCTGCTATAAAGTCTATTACTTTTTGAGCATCACTTTCAGACTTATCATATGCTTTGTCTGCTATAAAGTTATAAAACATTCTGTAAACCTTATTTTCATTTGTCTGAAGCCTTTCAAAATCCGAAAGGCTGTTACGAAGGCTGTCAAACAAGCCTTCAAGAGTATTTTCAGCAATTTTTTCATACCTGGTAATCTTATCAGCCTTGTAAATCAACCTTACATTCTCGTTTATGAGCTTTTCAAGGGCCTGACCTTTTTCCGTACTAAGCTGAATACAATCTCTTCCATAACTGTTCTCAACCAAATCGCAAACCAGAGTATTTATTATTTCCCCATTTGTGTTTCCCAACTCATTTCTTATGTCCATGGGTATGTCATGCATATTCATCAGGTTCACACGTACAGCATCCTCAATATCTCTGCCAACATATGCTATTTTGTCCACCAGTCTTACTATACAGGCTTCAAGAGTAAAGGGAAGATGTCCCCGGTCCTTCAAACTTAGCAGTGATTGTGGCGTTTTCTCCATATCTCTTCTTAAAGAGTATTCGTTATATTTTTCTCCGCAATGTGAAACTATTCCGTCTTTTACCTCAAATGTGAGGTTCAGACCGCATCTTTCATGTATTTTTTCTTTTGAGATACGTGTAGCAAGCTTTTCTACAACTCTAAGGCTGTGAAGTTCATGTTTAAAGCCACTTTCCTTATTTACTTTCTTCATGCATTTATCTAATACCCGTTCACCACTGTGACCGAAGGGTGCATGCCCCAAATCATGTCCTAAAGCAATTGCATAAGTAAGGTCCTGATTCAGATTGAGGGTCCTTGCTATAGTGACAGCAATTGAGCCCACGTTCAGTACATGCTCCATCCGTGTACATATATGGTCGTTCTTTGCATTAAAAAATACCTGAGTTTTGTGTCTTAGTCTTCGAAACTCCATAGAGTATAGAATCCTGTTTCCGTCACGCTCATAATCTGTCCTGATAGGACATTTTTCCTCATTTATTATTCTGCCAAAAGAATTAACACTTCTTGCTGCATAAGGACTCAACAAATTCTCTTGCTGTTCTCTTAATTGCCTCCACACCATAAAAACACACCTCCGGCCTTTAACTCTAATATACCATATTCTTGCAGGAAAGTATGTATTTCAATTTATGACTTGGTTTACCATTGCCCCTTCGGTTTCCTGCCACTGGCAAATATGGCAATACCTGCTGCTATGAGTGCTACCGGAATAAATACACTTGGTTTTATAAATGTCAATATTCTATTAAGGAACATACATGCAAAGAAGAATGCTGAAACTCCAGCAATTATCAAACTTGCTATTAACAAACCTTTTTCTCTGTTTGAAAACAGATACATCTGAAATAGTCCCACTGCCACAGATAAGATATACACTGGCCATGTATAAGCAGCAAAATACCAATTTGTCGCAACCTCAAACATAAACAGTATTCCTATGGTTGTAATAATTCCTCCGGGTATGAGTAATCCGGGCTTTCTTCCTGTTAAGAAATAGCTGAACTCAAAAGACAACCCCATCAGTAGTACTATAAACACCCAAAAGTCTCCAGCGTTTAAATCCATAAAATTTATACCAAACAGCACTTTTAAAACCAGTAGCAAAGCGCCCCCACCTATGAGTAACGTGCCTACCAAAGAATAACTTTTTTTCATAATATACCTCTTTCTTATATCTCCTAGTAAGTATTTTTAATTATATTGATTATACATAATTTTGTTATTTTATGTCTGACCCTTGGAATAGGAATTTTATTTTTTTAACTGGAAATAATATCCCTATCATTTAAAATAGGAGTTGAGTACCCTTGAGTACCCTTAAAAAGAAAGGTAAGTTTTTGTTACTTATTATAAGTATCCTTATTATTTTTTACTGCGTTTTTATCTGGAAAAATGTATATGATGCCAGTTATACTCCGCAAGGACCTCAGGCTGATATTTCATGCATTTTAAATAAAAATAAACTAACATGCGAAGATTATTCATTTTTATTTAAACAAACAGGTCTTTCAAAAACAGCTATTGATGATTTTCGTTTATCCTCTGACGGTAACGAAAAAATTCTTTCTATTCAGAATAACTATTTTAAAAGGAACAAGATATTCAGAGAACAGCTGAACCCTTTTACAGTTCAGGAATCTATTCTTGTTAACGGCTCATTAAGCAGGTTTATTCAAATGGCGCCGGTAAAAAACGGTGACATACTATTGACTAAATCCTGTTACACCCTTTATTGGAGGCATGGACACTGTGGCATTGTTATAGATGCTAAAAAGGGAATAACTTTGGAATCTCTTACACCCGGTAGTCACAGTATAACCCAGGATATATCCAAGTGGCAGTACTTTCCAACCTTTAAGATTTTAAGGCTGAAAAATGCAGATCAGAAAAAGCTGAATGAAATCGTAGCTTTTGCTGTTAAAAATCTTGCAGGGATAAAATATGGCATTTACTCTCCTAAACTCTACGATGCTGTCAAGCCAAAGGTAGAGAACTGTTCACAAATGATATGGCAGGCATACTACCACTGTGGATATGATATAGACGGTAACAAAGGTTTACTAGTCACACCTTCCGATTTAGCAAAGAGTGATCTTTTTGAAGTTGTCCAAACATTTGGATTTCCGCCGAATAAACCTTGGTAATTTTTATAGTATGATAATACTTGTTAATAATAGCAATATTGAAAACAGCATTGCTATATAATCCATACCAATGAAGCCATATGTCTTATATCCGCTGTCTCTGCTTCTTAAATTAAAGCCTCTCAATTCGGCAGATATTGCACTGCCCTCAATCCGTTTAACTGAGGATATAAGAAGCGGAACACAAAGTGGAAGTACTAATTTTAGCTTCTTTACAGGGTTTTTTGTATCAAACTCAACTCCTCTTGCAGTCTGGGCTTCAATTATACCCTTCATTTCATTTTCAAAAATGGGTATAAACCTAAGAGCGGTTGTAAATGCAAAGGTGTACTTATATGGTATATGAAATTTTTGCACCATAACATTAGTAAGATCGCTCATTCTGGTAACTGTAAGAATTATAACTAAAGGCATGGTTGCCCCTACAAGTCTCAAAACCAGCAGTATACTGAATTTCAAGCCTATATCAGTAATGTATAAATTGAAGGGAAGAGTTAAAAGTATATTCCCGGTTCTTATGAAGAAGACCTGCAACAAAAAAAGTACAATGCCTATTTTAAATAGTGTAATCAACAAAGACAAGGCTTTGTCAAAAATTTGAGCAAGATAGGCTATGAGAAGGTTTACTGCAATAATTCCAATTGTAAAGTAAATGTTATTGTTGGCAAAGCTGCTCAAGCAAATCAGAAAAGCGACTATCATTTTTGATAAAGGGTTTAACCTGTGTATTATGGTCTCGCCCTGACTGTATTCCAAAATACCCTTCACATTATACACCCTCTCTCTTGGCTTTTTGTGATATAGTTTCTGTCATTTCATCCACTGTAAATACATCCTCAAAATCTGTCCCAAGCTTTAATGACAACTCCACTATCTGCGGTGGTGCAAGGGAGGCCTCCTTTAATACTTCCGGGCGGGACATTACCCTCCGGCAAATATCGTCTGCAAGTATACGACCATCCCCCACAACAACTATTCTTTGTGCAAAATCCGCAACCAGCTCCATATCATGGCATACCATAACAACAGTCGTTCCGCTACTGTTCAGCTCATTTATTGTTTCCATTATATGCATACATTCCTTGTAGTCTAATCCGGTTGTAGGTTCATCCAATACAAGTATTTCCGGCGACAAAGCCAATACTGATGCCAGTGCGACTTTCTGTCTCTCTCCCCTGCTCAGGGAAAATGGGTCCTTGTCAGGAAGCAAGCCAAATTTTTCTATTGTGCTGCTGCATCTTTTTTCAATGTCAGCATTGTCTGTCAGTATACATTTCAGTCCAAATTCTATCTCTGCCTTAACAGTATTGCGACAAATCTGTCTGTCGGGGTTTTGAAACAGAAATCCTACATGTTTCGCCAACTCACTTGTTCTTGTATAAGAGGTATTAAGGCTCGCAATGTTGACTACACCCGATGTGGGTTTCAGCAAGCCGTTTAGGAGTTTCATAAGAGTAGTCTTTCCTGCTCCATTTCTGCCCACAATAGCAACAAATTCTCCTTTTTTTACAGAAAGGTTTATATTGTTAAGAATGTTATTTTTGTCATATGCGAAGCTTACGTTATCGAACTTTATCACCCGAGTACGCTCCTGACCATGGTTTCGGCTTCCGCAACATTTACAGGAACCGGTCCATTGTATATTTTGAGCTGATTAAGATTGTTTGCCAGAGTTGCTACCCTTGGGCAGTTAACACCAATATCCGTCAATTTGGATGTATCACTCAGCACCTCTTTTGGTGTACCATCCAGATAGATTTTACCTTTGTCCAATATTATGATTCTCTTTGAAAACTCGCTGAGCAACATTATTTTCTGCTCAACTACTATTATTGTTATGTTCAGTTTTTGGTTCAGCATTTTTAACATATTATATATCTGCTGGCTGCTTTGCGGGTCTAGTTCGGCAGTTGGCTCGTCAAGTACCAATATGTCAGGCATCAATGCAACTACAGCCGCTATGGCAACCTTTTGCTTCTGACCGCCGCTTAGTGTGTTGATGTTTCTATACCGCAAATCTTCTATACCAACCATTATAAGTATATCTGTTATTCTCTGCTGAATTTCTTCCTTGGGGACTCCGAAATTTTCCAGACCAAATAATATCTCATCTTCTACAACTGAGGATACCATTTGTCCGTCGATATCCTGAAATACACTTCCTACGCTCAACGCCAGCTGTGTCAGTGATGAATCAACAGTATCACACCCCTTGACCCTGACCGCACCATAAAAATCTCCGTCATAGTGATGTGGGATAACCCCGTTAACTGCATAGGTAAAGGTTGACTTGCCCGCTCCGCTGTTTCCTATGATACCCACGAAATCACCCTTTTGTATAGAAAGGTTTTTTATCACCAAAGCAGGCTCTTCACCTGCTTTGTATTTAAATGAAAAATCCTTGAACTCAATCATCTCTTCCACGTCCTAATGCCAGTTTTACA of the Ruminiclostridium papyrosolvens DSM 2782 genome contains:
- the dnaK gene encoding molecular chaperone DnaK, with the translated sequence MSKVIGIDLGTTNSCVAVMEGGEPVVIANPEGNRTTPSVVAFSKTGERMIGQVAKRQSITNPERTIISIKREMGTDHKVDIDGKKYSPQEISSMVLQKLKSDAEAYLGETITQAVITVPAYFSDAQRQATKDAGKIAGLEVLRIINEPTAAALAYGLDKEHDQKIMVYDLGGGTFDVSILEIGDGVFEVLATHGNNRLGGDDFDQRVIDFLVDTFKKENGIDLKNDKMAMQRLKEAAEKAKIELSGVTSSNINLPFITADATGPKHLDVTLTRAKFDEITADLVENTMGPTRQAMQDAGLTPDKIDKILLVGGSTRIPAVQEAVKKYLGKDPFKGINPDECVAVGAAIQAGVLTGDVTGLLLLDVTPLSLGLETLGGVFTKLIERNTTIPTKKSQVFSTAADGQTSVEIHVLQGEREMAQYNKSLGRFQLTGIPSAPRGVPQIEVTFDIDANGIVHVSAKDLGTGNEQKITITASTNLSDSDIDKAVKEAEKFAAEDKQRKEEIDVRNNADSLVYQSEKSLKELGDKVSADDKAKIETGVNKVKDVLKGTDTEAIKKATEELQQAFYEISSKIYQQTQGAQADPGAAGFGGQQGAAGAGQDDNVVDADYKVVDDDK
- the grpE gene encoding nucleotide exchange factor GrpE codes for the protein MKKEKHPKDEKQNTKEMNSEEINKGVENPEISETSDVKEDEAVNTEIEDLKAKLEEKSKQCEEFKNMVQRTAAEFDNYKKRTIKEKEALSLDIAIDTVDSFLPVVDNLERALKAAENMENNPLKEGVEMVMRQLKDCLDKLGVEAIEAVNNSFDPELHNAVMHVTDDEIGENIVVEEFQKGYTMKGKVIRHSMVKVVN
- the hrcA gene encoding heat-inducible transcriptional repressor HrcA, translated to MLLDDRKLKILQAIIDDYIYSAEPVGSRTIAKKHELGLSSATIRNEMADLEEMGLLEQPYTSAGRVPSDKGYRLYVDQLMKINELTDSEIEKIRSDMNIRINELSQLIRNASAVMSRFTKYTSMAITPHMKQSVLKAVQVVPIEPGKALVIIVTDANVVRNNLIRIPESVTPDFLIQISNMLNEQLKGFTLEMLKSDILNEKFEKLNSLPYGLIKPILDGIEDLIKTIDKPEVYLDGATNILNFPEFKEVDKAKEFLNILDEKKFVSDLLTNNSNKNNEIIIHIGNENAIEGIKDCSLVTASYTVGNHVIGTIGIIGPTRMEYSKVVSSMNYIRNKINQEILKLLDNG
- a CDS encoding aminotransferase class IV; protein product: MTFEDNIGTKCIINGETLYAEALNNYSEEKYTACYEVIRIIKGIPLFFDDHFTRLKNSVHKTQNDLEISKKDLRAQITQICKLNGLENCNVKVLVLLYEKEQITLLHINKFYYPSQEEYARGVKCCTVKLKRNNPNIKMINTSYKAEIKRVSEENNAFEVLLVDDNDKITEGGKSNVFFVKGDKIYTSPEEYILKGITRQYIIDVCVKLGYEVIETLIGVDQLTNFDAVFITGTSINAMPLKTIDECVLNSSENVVTKNVMGGYNSLISAYIQGNCNEK
- the yfbR gene encoding 5'-deoxynucleotidase — encoded protein: MDDKSFHFFAFLSRMKYINRWGLMRNTYTENIQEHSLQVSIIAHGLAVIKNTYFNGEVNPERVAILAMFHDCNEIITGDMPTPIKYYNPQISKIYKDIEDISKEKIISMLPEEMADEYYSLFFKNPDDMKCWKLVKAADRISAYIKCVEEVKVGNNEFKKARETILQSILEIDLPEVGYFMEKFIPSFNLSLDEID
- a CDS encoding HD domain-containing protein — protein: MVWRQLREQQENLLSPYAARSVNSFGRIINEEKCPIRTDYERDGNRILYSMEFRRLRHKTQVFFNAKNDHICTRMEHVLNVGSIAVTIARTLNLNQDLTYAIALGHDLGHAPFGHSGERVLDKCMKKVNKESGFKHELHSLRVVEKLATRISKEKIHERCGLNLTFEVKDGIVSHCGEKYNEYSLRRDMEKTPQSLLSLKDRGHLPFTLEACIVRLVDKIAYVGRDIEDAVRVNLMNMHDIPMDIRNELGNTNGEIINTLVCDLVENSYGRDCIQLSTEKGQALEKLINENVRLIYKADKITRYEKIAENTLEGLFDSLRNSLSDFERLQTNENKVYRMFYNFIADKAYDKSESDAQKVIDFIAGMTDQFAQSCFEEIYWM
- a CDS encoding energy-coupling factor transporter transmembrane component T family protein — its product is MKGILEYSQGETIIHRLNPLSKMIVAFLICLSSFANNNIYFTIGIIAVNLLIAYLAQIFDKALSLLITLFKIGIVLFLLQVFFIRTGNILLTLPFNLYITDIGLKFSILLVLRLVGATMPLVIILTVTRMSDLTNVMVQKFHIPYKYTFAFTTALRFIPIFENEMKGIIEAQTARGVEFDTKNPVKKLKLVLPLCVPLLISSVKRIEGSAISAELRGFNLRSRDSGYKTYGFIGMDYIAMLFSILLLLTSIIIL
- a CDS encoding energy-coupling factor ABC transporter ATP-binding protein, with product MIKFDNVSFAYDKNNILNNINLSVKKGEFVAIVGRNGAGKTTLMKLLNGLLKPTSGVVNIASLNTSYTRTSELAKHVGFLFQNPDRQICRNTVKAEIEFGLKCILTDNADIEKRCSSTIEKFGLLPDKDPFSLSRGERQKVALASVLALSPEILVLDEPTTGLDYKECMHIMETINELNSSGTTVVMVCHDMELVADFAQRIVVVGDGRILADDICRRVMSRPEVLKEASLAPPQIVELSLKLGTDFEDVFTVDEMTETISQKAKREGV
- a CDS encoding energy-coupling factor ABC transporter ATP-binding protein; the protein is MIEFKDFSFKYKAGEEPALVIKNLSIQKGDFVGIIGNSGAGKSTFTYAVNGVIPHHYDGDFYGAVRVKGCDTVDSSLTQLALSVGSVFQDIDGQMVSSVVEDEILFGLENFGVPKEEIQQRITDILIMVGIEDLRYRNINTLSGGQKQKVAIAAVVALMPDILVLDEPTAELDPQSSQQIYNMLKMLNQKLNITIIVVEQKIMLLSEFSKRIIILDKGKIYLDGTPKEVLSDTSKLTDIGVNCPRVATLANNLNQLKIYNGPVPVNVAEAETMVRSVLG